From the genome of Candidatus Defluviilinea proxima:
ATGTCAAACTCCTTTAGCCAATTCATGTCCTGAGTTACGCGGCAAGGTTACCCCTACCATACGATATTCAATACAACCCTGTGGAAATAAAAAAGGAACGGCTTATGCCGTTCCCAGAATTTCGCGAGTTTGTTGCACATCCACGTGGATCTGTTTTATTAGCGCATCCACCGAGTCGTATTTCAACTCATCGCGCAAACTCGCAATGAATTCGAGGCGCAACATGTCACCGTAAATATCGCGGTCGAAATCGAGCAGGTAGGCTTCCACGCTTAAAGTTTGCTTGTCGGGTGTGAATGTCGGGTTCGTTCCGATGTTGACCGCGGCTTTATGCTTTTCGCCATCCACATACGCCCAGCATGCATAAATACCGCCTTTGGGAATGACCTTCTCACGTGCATACTCCAAATTCGCAGTCGGGAATCCGATCGTACGCCCGCGATGATCACCATTCGCTACCATGCCCTGCAACACATACGGATGACCCATCGAACGGGCGGCATCTTCCACTTCGCCATCTACCACCAACTTGCGAATCCCTGTGGACGAGATCACGCTTCTTCCATCGCCGAGGGCTGATACCGTTTCGACAGTGTATCCCAGTTCCAAGCCGATCTCTGTCAAACGTGCCGCATTGCCTTCGCGATCCTTGCCGAGGGTTGAATCGTATCCTAGTACAAGGTGCTGTATCCCCATGCGATCCTTAATGTATTTCATGAAATCGTAAGCAGTGGTATTCGCCACTCCCCTATTGAATGGATGTGTGACCACCACGTCCACGCCATACTCGCCAAGCAATCTGGCGCGCTCACCAGGTAAAGTGAGCAATTTCATGTCGCCGCGTCCAAAAACTTTCGCAGGATGCGGATCGAAAGTTAAAACAACGGCAGGCAACTCATTTGCATGAGCGCCTGCCACAAGTGTATTGATGATCTGTTGATGTCCGCGATGGACACCATCAAAAACGCCAACGGTCAGCCACGCGCCGGGCAGAAAGATTTCATCAAGAGAACGGTAATGTAACATAATGCAAGCCGTGGCGCTTGCGGAGCATGTCCGTTATTCACCGACAGCAACGCAATGTTCCGTGATTACTCGCCGCCGCTGGTGAAGAATACCTTCTTAGGCTGCCAGGCGGGTTTGCCGTCTTCGCCGATCACACATTCCATCAATGCGACCAGTTCACCCTGTGTACTGACACCGCGCACGCGGTCGCCCACTGGAGTATCTTCCTTGGCCACAACACGATGTCCGTGGCGTACGCCTTCCACTTCGTCCGGGCTAAGCTCAATAGCGGGCCAATCACCCAATGCTTCAGCGGCAGGGATCAGATATTGATACCAGTTACCAGCATTGAATGCTTCCTGTAATTTACGAAGCGGGGTCGCATCGCGCAGGGAGAAGCGTCCGCTTTTGGTGCGGCGCAGACCAACGAGATAGGCACCACAACCGAGCTTTTCACCGAGGTCATTCGCCAGTGAACGGACGTAGGTACCGGAAGAACAATGCACATCGATCACCACTTCCGGAGGCGCCCATTCGAGCACTTCAAGGTGATGGACTGTGATCTTGCGCGGTTCCAATTCAACTTCTTCGCCCTTGCGCGCCATTTCATAGGCTTTGCGTCCCTGCACTTTGACTGCAGAATACGGAGGCGGGGTTTGTTCGATCTCACCCACAAAGGTTTTCAACACATCTTCAAATTGCTGTTCAGTCACATTGATGGGTTGGTTATCCTGTGTGAACTTGCCATCCGCATCGAAAGTGTCGGTCTTGCCACCCATACGAACGATGGCTTGATATCTTTTATCGGAAGCGGAAACATATTCACTCAAACGAACCGCCGGTCCAACAAGGATGACCAACACACCGGAAGCACGCGGGTCCAATGTGCCAGTATGGCCTGCGCGACGTAAGCCGGTTCCATTACGAATTGCCTGTACTACATCATGGGACGTCATTCCAACGGGTTTATCCACAACGAGAACCCCTGATATGGCATTCTGTACGTCTTGACTATTCATTCTTTCCTCCTTGGAAAAATTCACAAGTAATTATGACAATCTTATCTGATTTTATGACTAAAGACCTAACATGTCACGAGTAGTCTTTAGTACCATTGGCTGGAGTTCACTCAGCGTGCCCGGGATGTCTGCTCCCGCTGCAGCCGCATGGCCTCCGCCATTGAAGTGCTTCGCAATCGGCGAAACATCCACACCTGGCTCCAATGCACGCCACGAGATCTTAACATGACTGTCGCTTTGTTCGACGAAAATCATACCTACTTTGTTTCCGTCAATAGCTGAGATCATGTTGATCAGATCTGCATCGTCGTTTCCGCTATATCCACTGCGTTTTCTGTCTTCAAGCGTTAATGTCCCCCAAACAATACCATTTTCTTGTTCCATGCTCGAAAGTCCGGCGCCCCAATATTTTGCGGCTGGGTAGGATTTCTTCACAAGGGAACGCATGTATAGATCGGGCATATCCGCACCGGTTTCCATCAAGTCCGCGCACAAACGCAACGCAGATGGATTCGTGTTCGAGGTGCGAAACCCAAGCGTATCGGTAATGATACCTGTCAACAAAGCGGCCGCAATGGGTTTGGTAACTTTAAGTCCCCACTCCGGAAGATAATTCGTGAGGATGGCGGCAGTGGCCACTTCATCTGCTTCGATCAGATTCAGTTTTCCGAATTTTTCATTGGTTTTATGATGGTCAATATTGATATCGGGTTGACCAAAATTCTCAAACACTTTCCCCGTTCGTTTGAAATCTGCACAATCAACAGTAATAAATGTGTCGTGTTCACCCTTCGGTTCTTTTACCACGAATTCGCTTCCCTCAAGATGCTTGAAAGAGGAAGGCGCACCATCGGCAAGCACCATCTGCACCGATTTGCCTGCATCACGCAGAGCCAAACCAAGGCCTAATAAAGAACCGATTGCATCTCCATCCGGGCGGACGTGCGATGCAATCACAATGTTCTTCGCCTTTTCCAAACGTTCCTTTATGGCCCCTATGACTTCATTATTCATTCTATTTTTGTTCCTCGCTTACCAACTCATGTGATGGAATATAACTCTATTATAAACAAACGCAGACACAGAATCAATCATACATCTATTCATGTATTTATGCGTTACATCAAATGGGTTATTTATTTTTATTACGCAGTTCTGCAAGTATCTTTTCGATGTGATCGGCATTCTCAGGAGTCACATCCCAGTGAAATCGCAAACGCGGAAAGGCACGGAGTTCTATCTTTGAGGCAAGAGTCCGCCGAATGAAACCAGTAGCAGACTCAAGTCCGGCAAGAACGTCTTTAGAGCGTGAAGTACCTTCAATGGCAGAGACGTATACATCAGCCCACGCCAATTCCTTATCTATCTTTACGTCCGTTATAAAGATCTGTTGCAAACGCGGATCACTAATATCGCGAATCAACATCTCTGAAATCTCTTCGCGGATACGATCCGCAATTCTTTGAAGCCTTACACCGGATGGCATACTATCACCTACGATTGTTCGAGAACATAACAGACCAACTGATCGCCGACCTGAATGTCCTTGAAACTCTTGAAACCGACACCACACTCAAAGCCTTGTTTGATCTCTTTCACATCGTCCTTCTCATGGCGAAGCGAGCCCATATCACCTTCATAAACAATGTCGGTGCCGCGATATAGTTTTGCTTTGGCATTGCGACGTAATTCGCCTTCTGTGACTCTACAACCGGCCACGCGTCCAAACTTCGATGCGGTGAAGACAGCCAACACCTGCGCACGCCCGATAACTTTTTCCTTAACGACCGGTTCGAGCATACCTTTGAGAGCCTTTTCGATATCCTCGGTCATGCGATAGATGATCTCGTAAAGACGGATATCCACGCCTTCTTTTTCAGCAAGGCGACGAGCAGAGACATCGGCCTGCACGTTGAAGCCGATGAGAATCGCATGGGACGCAGAAGCAAGCATTACATCGTTATCGCCAATGTTGCCCGTTTCGGTATACAGGACCTTGATGCCGATCTCGCCCTCTCCAAGCTTTTTCAACTCTGAAACGATCGGGTCGAGCGATCCCTGCACGTCGGCTTTGACGATCAGGTTCAATTCTTTTGCTTCGCCAGCCTGAACGTTTGCAAACAGATCCTCAAGGGATACTTTCTTGCGAATCTGCGATTGCTCTTTGGCTGTGTTGATACGGTCATTGACAATGACACGCGCCTCTTTATCGGAACCAACCACCTGGAATAGATCGCCGGCGGAAGGGACGTCACTCAAGCCCATTACCAACACAGGTGTGGACGGGCCAGCCTTTTTGACGGGCTTGCCTTTGTAATCAGAAAGCGCGCGTAGTTTTCCGTGCGCTGTTCCTGCTACAACCACATCGCCTGCGGAGAGGGTGCCATTTTGCACGAGCAGTGTGGCAACAACGCCTTTGGATTTATCCAATTCGGCTTCCACTACTGTACCAACCACTTTGCCAGCTGGGTTTGCATTGATCTGGATATTATCCGCCACAAGCAAAACACCTTCGAGAAGGTCATCAATACCCTGCTTCAACTTGGCAGAGACCGGGATAACCATCGTGTTCCCGCCCCAATCATCAGGGACGAGTTCCTGTTCTGCAAGTTGTTGCTTCACACGATCTGGGTTGGCGTTGGATTTGTCCACCTTGTTCATCGCCACAATGATCGGCACACGCGCGGCCTTGGCATGCGCAATGGCTTCCTTGGTTTGCGGCATGACACCATCGTCCGCCGCCACAACCAAAATGACCACATCTGCACCTTGTGCGCCACGTGCACGCATCTGCGTGAACGCCGCGTGACCGGGGGTATCGAGGAACGTGATCAAACGTCCTTTTTGCTCTACTTGATACGCACCGATATGCTGGGTAATACCACCCGCTTCACCTGCGGCAACATCCGTCTGGCGGATGGCATCGAGCAAGCTGGTCTTGCCATGATCTACATGACCTAAAATAGTCACCACTGGCGGGCGGGGCTTCAACTCCGATTGTTTTTCGTCGGCGATCATGCGGCGCCAGAGCGGCACTTCGCCAGTCTCCACAGCCGCTTCTTCGACCACTTCCGGCACAGCTTCAAAACCATACTCCCCCACGACAATCGCGGCAGTATCAAAATCAACAGCCTGATTGATGGTAGCCATCACGCCGTTCGACATCAATTTTTTGATGAGGTCAATGGGGCTTTTACCGATCATTTGTGCCAGGTCACGGATAACGATACTGCCTGGTAATTCGATCTTGTTTCCGTTACTACTCATAGGACCACCTCCACAATTTACAAACTCAAATTGGGCAATCACATGCAGAATGCCCGTTCCTGCGGCGAGTCCTGTGAGCGACTAAACGGTCACATATCCACTCGCCTGTCCCCTGAACTTTGCAATTCTGCGTCCGCATCTTGCGGCAGGGCGCTCATAAATTCTTCCAGTTTTTCACGCTCTTCCAAAGTGATCGTCGCTTTCAAAGCATGAGCAAGAGCGCCTTTCAAACCTTGTTCCCAACATATCCGACGGTCGTGCAAATAGGCTCCCCGCCCGGCAAGTTTACCGGTCGGGTCCACCCGTACCCCATCCGCCGTGCGGACAATGCGGATCATCGTTCGTTTGGGCAGGGTTTCCCTACAGCCCACGCAAGTCCGCTGGGGTATATGCTTGATACGTTGGACGGGTTTCTTTTTAGACACCTTCGTTCTCAGTTAAATTCGTTCTACCAATCCTCGCCGAAATCGGATTCACCGCGTTTGTGTTTCTTGCGGCTAACCACTTCGCCACGTTCTTCGTCGAACTCGAGTTCGACACTCTTCTTCTTGCCTTTTTTGCCCTTTTTCTTCGCTTCATCATCTTCGCTCTCAGGAGCGGGAGTTTGGAAGATCTCAGGCTTCATCGTGAAGAGTTCATCCAATGAGACGCCATCCTTATGGCCCTCATCTTCCTCTTCTTCGGTATGCTTTCTCGCTTCTTTCTTACCTGCGGCCTGTTTCTCGCCAGCGGGCACTTCTTCCACTGGAGCAACAGCGACGGCTTCAACAGGAGGAGTCGCCAGTACAGCTTCGGGCGTGGATTCTGTCTCAGCAACAGGCTCAACCACGGGTTCGGCAGGAGCCGCTTCAACAAATGTCAACAAGGCAAGTGCCTCTTCGATGTTCTGAATCGCCTTCGGTCCAACGCCGGGCAATCCAAGGACACTGTTCGGATCCTTTTTCATTTTCAACATCAAAGCACCGACTGTATCAATGCCCGCTTCAGTCAAAATATTGAAGACGTGTTCTTTGATACCCGCCTGATCGAGCGGCATCTCAAACGCGGCCACAGGGATACCTGTTTCTTCCGCAACGACAGCCACATCACCAACACCGCTTTCGGCGCGGATGACTTCGGCTTTCATTTCGCTGTTACGGCGTTCCACACGGTCCACAAACTTGGCAAGAATTTCGTACTCTTCCGGTGTCACCGGGCGATTCTCAGCCTTCTTGGCAAGCACTTCTTCCACCGAAGGAATGGATTCAACTGCGGCTGGCATCAACGCAGCAAGTTCAGGATCGTTCTGCAATTTGACAATAGCATCGCCAGCAGCTTCCACTGTGGATTTGATGTCAATGCGCCAACCCGTGAGTTTTGCGGCTAAACGCGCATTCTGTCCATCACGGCCGATCGCGAGGCTCAACTGGTCCTCACCCACCACAACGGTAGCGGTGCGAGCGCCTTCCACTTCGGTCAGATACACACCAGCAACACGTGCAGGGCTGATGGCTTTGGTAATGTACACCATGGGGTCTTGATCCCATTGGATGATATCGATCTTTTCATCGTGCAATTCGCGCACAATGGCTTGAATACGGACGCCCTTAATACCTACACAGGCACCAACAGGGTCGATGCCCGGCTGTGTGGCAGAAACAGCCACCTTGGCACGCGCACCCGGTTCGCGAGAGATCGCGCGGATCTCAACAACACCATGATAAATTTCAGGGACTTCGTTCTCCAACAAACGGCGCAGGAAGTTGCGATGTGCGCGTGAAAGAATGATCTGTGGACCACGCGGTCCATCCTTCACTTCCATCACCACCGCGCGGACGCGGTCATGTACTTTGAAACGTTCACCGGGGATTCTCTGGCTGGCAGGCAATGTGCCTTCCGCCTTCATATCGAGACCAACGGTTGTGGTCTGTGCATTAGTAGCTTGAATGATGCCGCTGATGATCTCGCCCACTTGGCGATCAAAATACTGCATCTGGTTCGAACGCTCCGCTTCACGGATACGTTGCTGAATTACTTGACGGGCAGTCTGCGCGGCAACACGACCGAAGTTCGGAGGCGTGGTTTCCACGACCACCATATCGCCGAGTTGCGCCTCAGGGTTGACCTTACGCGCCTCTTCCAGCAATACTTCGGTTTTTGGCTCGATAATGTCTTCGACCACTTCCTTTTCGGCGAAAACCATAACCTTGCCCGAATCGGGATCGATCTTGGCTTCCACGTGCTGAGCCGTAGACGCGCTCACAGCCCTTCGATAGGCAGAGACCATCGCCGATTCGATCGCGGAAATGATCACTTCCTTAGAAAGTTGTTTATCTTCCAATACATCGTTGAAAGCCAGGGTGAATTCGTTCTTAGCCATACCGGTGCTCCGTATACTCCTTATTACAAGCAGAAAAGTGGGGGTTGCCCACTTCTCGGTGTGTTCGGTAATCAGTTCGTCGTGCGCTTGTATTTTAGCACGGGGCAAAAAAAGATGCAAGATATAATTACCTTATGAATCAACGCAACCTCGATAAAGCCGCCCTGCGCGGTGAACCATCTTATGTCTGGCGGGCGGGACAACAACGACGATTCGACATGATCCTGCAAGCCGCAGGCGAACGCATCAAAGGGAACATCCTCGAAAACGGATGTGGTGTGGGCATGTACGTGGAACACCTCTCCCCTTTTGGTGGAACCGTGATCGGATTGGAATACGACTTCGAACGCGCCGCCGAAGCACACATCAACTCGCCTCATATTTTCAATGCCGCTGGGGAATTCATCCCGCTTCCTTCTGGGACCTTTGACCTGATCCTCAGCCATGAAGTGATCGAACACGTACAGAATGACCGCTCCGCGATCAGCGAAATGATTCGCCTTCTCCGTAGTCCCGATGCTGTTTCGGGGAAGCCCGGCGGACGTGTCGTCATTTTCTGCCCGAACCGTGGGTACCCTTATGAAACACACGGCATCTACTGGCAGGGACAATATCACTTCGGCAACAAGTTATTCGTGAACTACCTGCCGCGTTCCCTGCGAGACAAACTTGCCCCGCACGTACGTGTCTACTCCAAGCGGGATATGCAAAAACTATTCGATGGTCTGCCCGTCAAATTCATCGAACGGACAGTTATCTTCGGCGCATACGACAATATCATCGCACGCTTCGGCGCATTCGGAAAAGTGTTGCGCGGTGTTTTACAGTTTCTAGAGAAGACACCACTGAAAGTATTTGGCTTGTCACATTTTTGGGTGGTAGAAAAACTTTAGAGGTAAACATGACGGAAATCAAAACAAAGACAGAGATCATCTCCTCTCTCAAAGATTCCCGTCAACGCGTACTGGATTGGTTCACTGCCATCCCTGAAAAGGACTTCTTTACAAGACATGGAGAGGCATGGTCACCATCAGATAATGTGGACCATCTCATCCGTGCCCATAAGCCGATAACAATGGCGTTGAAGCTTCCCAAGTTTGTGCTCCAATTAATTTTCGGCAAGGCAAATAGACCATCCAAATCCTATGAGGCGCTGTGTGAAAAGTATGTTAATGCACTTCATAATGGAGGCCGGGCTGGCGGAACATTTTTACCAACTCAGGAAACCCCAGAAGAGAATGCCGATGAGAGAAAGAAAAAGATACTGGCTCAGTTATCTAAAGAAAGTACGAAGTTGATCTCAGCCGCAGAGACGTGGGACGAAACCGCATTAGACAAGTACATACTCCCTCACCCGCTCATCGGGAAATTGACCATTCGAGAAATACTATACTTCACCATCTATCACAACCTTCGCCACGCCACTCTCGAAGGAGATTAATGCTCGACCAAACACAACTCAACCGAATTACATTCGCCATGCCCATTCTTCAACGGGCAGACGTTTCGCTTATCAATGACCTGAAACAACACGCCCAATTCGCAAAGATCCCAGCGGGACACGATGTCTTTGTAGATGGTGACCGCGTAGACGGGATCGCATTACTGCTCTCTGGTGTCGTGCGCGTGTACAAGATCGGTGAAACAGGACGGGAGATCACACTGTATCGTTTTGGATTGGGACAAAGTTGTATCCTGAGTGCGAACGCCATCATGAGTCAAAAATCTTTCCCTGCCATCGCTACGGTGGAAGAAGATGCCGAAGCGGTGATGATTCCTGCGGATGTGTTTCGCGGATGGGTCAACAAGTATGAGTTATGGCGCGAGTTCGTATTTGATCTTTTATCCGAAAGACTCTCCACGGTAATGACGGTTGTGGATGAAGTAGTTTTCAAACGCATGGACCGAAGAGTCGCTTCGTTGTTGCTGAATCAGGCTAAAGGTCAGAACCCGATGCGTGTGACTCATCAGGAAATTGCCGCAGAGTTGGGGAGTTCCCGCGAAGTGATCAGCCGTATCCTTGAGGATTTTTCCAGAGAAGAATTGATCGAATCAGGTCGAGGAACAATCGAAGTACTTGATTTTGAAGGTTTGGAATCCCGCTCGGTTATGTGACTTTGTCACAGACGGGAACGAACAAAGCTCCTAGAATGTGGGTATCAATCAAACAAAAGGAGTTTTTCAATGAAACGCAATATGTCCAATATCGATCGTATCGTCCGTGTAGTGGTCGCCTCTTTGTTCGCCTATCTGTATTTTGGCGGCATTGTGACTGGCACACTGGGGATCGTGCTTGTTGTGCTCGCCGCAGTATTCACGTTCACGGCCATCGTCGCATTCTGCCCGCTCTATGCGCCGTTCAAGTTCAGCACCTATAAAAGCTGATCGTTCAACACTTACAGAGCGGATGAAATTTCATCCGCTCTGTTTTTAAACATGAACATTACAGAGTTCCAAAAACGAATTTCAGAAGCTGATAAGCCCATCGTCGTTGATTTTTGGGCACATTGGTGTATGCCATGCAAAGTGACAAAACCCGTCCTTGAAAAGCTTGCGCAAGATTACAAGGATACGGTGGAGTTTCTGCCAATTGACGCAGACTCATCACGCGATGTTCTTGAAAACTTCAAGATCATCGGCATTCCTACTGTCTTGACGATCCGTAACGGCAATGTGATCGGGCGCGTCACCGGTGCGCAGAGCGAGGCCGTGTATCGTGGCATGTTCGAAGCATTAGCCGAAGGGAAGGAAGTCAAGATACCCCTATCGACATTTGACCGAATGCTTCGGCTTGGTGCTGGTGTTTTATTTGTCATGGTGGGAGTATCGACAAGCAACTGGCTTGTATTGGGCATCGGCGGGATCGTTGCCTTCCTGGGTGTGTATGACCGTTGCCCGATCTGGAGAGCGCTTACAAGAACCTTGAAAGGTCAGTGATATTCCATTCTCATACCTGCAAAAGTCATCCTGCGATAAAACCGCAGGATGACTTTTGTTAACAACGTTCCCCAGCTCTACAGAAAACCACGCATCACAATATAATCAACCAGAAAATGAAAACGCTCAAGTTCATTCTTCGATTATTCTATGATGCCTATAACGAATGGTCACATGACCGTGCGGCAAGAATTGGCGCGGCACTGGCCTATTACGCACTCTTTTCACTTGCGCCTTTGCTCGTCATTATGATTGCCATTGCAGGTTCGGTCTACGGGGAAGCCGCTGTGCAAGGCCAGATCGTTGAAGCAATATCAGGGCAGATCGGCCAGGAAGCCGCAACGACTGTGGAAAAACTTTTGGTGAACGTATACGATGCTGGGTCGAGGCTCTTCCCCACTCTCGTTAGCATCGTCATTCTGATCTACGGCGCGACCAATCTCTTCAGCCAGATCAGGGATGCACTCAACACGATGTGGCATGTACGCCCCAAACCCAGCGCTCACTTTTTGGGCGGTGTGCTCGAAATCGCCTGGGATCG
Proteins encoded in this window:
- a CDS encoding class I SAM-dependent methyltransferase, producing MNQRNLDKAALRGEPSYVWRAGQQRRFDMILQAAGERIKGNILENGCGVGMYVEHLSPFGGTVIGLEYDFERAAEAHINSPHIFNAAGEFIPLPSGTFDLILSHEVIEHVQNDRSAISEMIRLLRSPDAVSGKPGGRVVIFCPNRGYPYETHGIYWQGQYHFGNKLFVNYLPRSLRDKLAPHVRVYSKRDMQKLFDGLPVKFIERTVIFGAYDNIIARFGAFGKVLRGVLQFLEKTPLKVFGLSHFWVVEKL
- a CDS encoding Crp/Fnr family transcriptional regulator; translated protein: MLDQTQLNRITFAMPILQRADVSLINDLKQHAQFAKIPAGHDVFVDGDRVDGIALLLSGVVRVYKIGETGREITLYRFGLGQSCILSANAIMSQKSFPAIATVEEDAEAVMIPADVFRGWVNKYELWREFVFDLLSERLSTVMTVVDEVVFKRMDRRVASLLLNQAKGQNPMRVTHQEIAAELGSSREVISRILEDFSREELIESGRGTIEVLDFEGLESRSVM
- a CDS encoding DinB family protein, with translation MTEIKTKTEIISSLKDSRQRVLDWFTAIPEKDFFTRHGEAWSPSDNVDHLIRAHKPITMALKLPKFVLQLIFGKANRPSKSYEALCEKYVNALHNGGRAGGTFLPTQETPEENADERKKKILAQLSKESTKLISAAETWDETALDKYILPHPLIGKLTIREILYFTIYHNLRHATLEGD
- the truB gene encoding tRNA pseudouridine(55) synthase TruB, producing the protein MNSQDVQNAISGVLVVDKPVGMTSHDVVQAIRNGTGLRRAGHTGTLDPRASGVLVILVGPAVRLSEYVSASDKRYQAIVRMGGKTDTFDADGKFTQDNQPINVTEQQFEDVLKTFVGEIEQTPPPYSAVKVQGRKAYEMARKGEEVELEPRKITVHHLEVLEWAPPEVVIDVHCSSGTYVRSLANDLGEKLGCGAYLVGLRRTKSGRFSLRDATPLRKLQEAFNAGNWYQYLIPAAEALGDWPAIELSPDEVEGVRHGHRVVAKEDTPVGDRVRGVSTQGELVALMECVIGEDGKPAWQPKKVFFTSGGE
- the rbfA gene encoding 30S ribosome-binding factor RbfA; protein product: MPSGVRLQRIADRIREEISEMLIRDISDPRLQQIFITDVKIDKELAWADVYVSAIEGTSRSKDVLAGLESATGFIRRTLASKIELRAFPRLRFHWDVTPENADHIEKILAELRNKNK
- a CDS encoding DUF2892 domain-containing protein — translated: MKRNMSNIDRIVRVVVASLFAYLYFGGIVTGTLGIVLVVLAAVFTFTAIVAFCPLYAPFKFSTYKS
- the infB gene encoding translation initiation factor IF-2 gives rise to the protein MSSNGNKIELPGSIVIRDLAQMIGKSPIDLIKKLMSNGVMATINQAVDFDTAAIVVGEYGFEAVPEVVEEAAVETGEVPLWRRMIADEKQSELKPRPPVVTILGHVDHGKTSLLDAIRQTDVAAGEAGGITQHIGAYQVEQKGRLITFLDTPGHAAFTQMRARGAQGADVVILVVAADDGVMPQTKEAIAHAKAARVPIIVAMNKVDKSNANPDRVKQQLAEQELVPDDWGGNTMVIPVSAKLKQGIDDLLEGVLLVADNIQINANPAGKVVGTVVEAELDKSKGVVATLLVQNGTLSAGDVVVAGTAHGKLRALSDYKGKPVKKAGPSTPVLVMGLSDVPSAGDLFQVVGSDKEARVIVNDRINTAKEQSQIRKKVSLEDLFANVQAGEAKELNLIVKADVQGSLDPIVSELKKLGEGEIGIKVLYTETGNIGDNDVMLASASHAILIGFNVQADVSARRLAEKEGVDIRLYEIIYRMTEDIEKALKGMLEPVVKEKVIGRAQVLAVFTASKFGRVAGCRVTEGELRRNAKAKLYRGTDIVYEGDMGSLRHEKDDVKEIKQGFECGVGFKSFKDIQVGDQLVCYVLEQS
- a CDS encoding YlxR family protein, translated to MSKKKPVQRIKHIPQRTCVGCRETLPKRTMIRIVRTADGVRVDPTGKLAGRGAYLHDRRICWEQGLKGALAHALKATITLEEREKLEEFMSALPQDADAELQSSGDRRVDM
- a CDS encoding bifunctional riboflavin kinase/FAD synthetase; the protein is MLHYRSLDEIFLPGAWLTVGVFDGVHRGHQQIINTLVAGAHANELPAVVLTFDPHPAKVFGRGDMKLLTLPGERARLLGEYGVDVVVTHPFNRGVANTTAYDFMKYIKDRMGIQHLVLGYDSTLGKDREGNAARLTEIGLELGYTVETVSALGDGRSVISSTGIRKLVVDGEVEDAARSMGHPYVLQGMVANGDHRGRTIGFPTANLEYAREKVIPKGGIYACWAYVDGEKHKAAVNIGTNPTFTPDKQTLSVEAYLLDFDRDIYGDMLRLEFIASLRDELKYDSVDALIKQIHVDVQQTREILGTA
- a CDS encoding thioredoxin fold domain-containing protein — its product is MNITEFQKRISEADKPIVVDFWAHWCMPCKVTKPVLEKLAQDYKDTVEFLPIDADSSRDVLENFKIIGIPTVLTIRNGNVIGRVTGAQSEAVYRGMFEALAEGKEVKIPLSTFDRMLRLGAGVLFVMVGVSTSNWLVLGIGGIVAFLGVYDRCPIWRALTRTLKGQ
- a CDS encoding DHH family phosphoesterase, with the protein product MNNEVIGAIKERLEKAKNIVIASHVRPDGDAIGSLLGLGLALRDAGKSVQMVLADGAPSSFKHLEGSEFVVKEPKGEHDTFITVDCADFKRTGKVFENFGQPDINIDHHKTNEKFGKLNLIEADEVATAAILTNYLPEWGLKVTKPIAAALLTGIITDTLGFRTSNTNPSALRLCADLMETGADMPDLYMRSLVKKSYPAAKYWGAGLSSMEQENGIVWGTLTLEDRKRSGYSGNDDADLINMISAIDGNKVGMIFVEQSDSHVKISWRALEPGVDVSPIAKHFNGGGHAAAAGADIPGTLSELQPMVLKTTRDMLGL
- the nusA gene encoding transcription termination/antitermination protein NusA produces the protein MAKNEFTLAFNDVLEDKQLSKEVIISAIESAMVSAYRRAVSASTAQHVEAKIDPDSGKVMVFAEKEVVEDIIEPKTEVLLEEARKVNPEAQLGDMVVVETTPPNFGRVAAQTARQVIQQRIREAERSNQMQYFDRQVGEIISGIIQATNAQTTTVGLDMKAEGTLPASQRIPGERFKVHDRVRAVVMEVKDGPRGPQIILSRAHRNFLRRLLENEVPEIYHGVVEIRAISREPGARAKVAVSATQPGIDPVGACVGIKGVRIQAIVRELHDEKIDIIQWDQDPMVYITKAISPARVAGVYLTEVEGARTATVVVGEDQLSLAIGRDGQNARLAAKLTGWRIDIKSTVEAAGDAIVKLQNDPELAALMPAAVESIPSVEEVLAKKAENRPVTPEEYEILAKFVDRVERRNSEMKAEVIRAESGVGDVAVVAEETGIPVAAFEMPLDQAGIKEHVFNILTEAGIDTVGALMLKMKKDPNSVLGLPGVGPKAIQNIEEALALLTFVEAAPAEPVVEPVAETESTPEAVLATPPVEAVAVAPVEEVPAGEKQAAGKKEARKHTEEEEDEGHKDGVSLDELFTMKPEIFQTPAPESEDDEAKKKGKKGKKKSVELEFDEERGEVVSRKKHKRGESDFGEDW